The following are from one region of the Alkalimarinus sediminis genome:
- the metG gene encoding methionine--tRNA ligase: protein MTQNTARNILVTSALPYANGPIHLGHMLEYIQTDIWVRFQKLRGENCFYVCADDAHGTAIMLRAEREGITPEQLIDRVNKEHKADFDSFLIDFDNYYSTHSAENKELSELIYNRCLAKDRIATRSITQAFDPEKELFLADRFIKGTCPKCKAEDQYGDNCEVCSATYTPMELINPRSAISGATPIEKDSEHFFFKLPEFTEFLKEWTRSGTLQPQIANKLSEWLDSGLQEWDISRDAPYFGFEIPNQPGKYFYVWLDAPIGYMASFKNLCAQRDDLNFDDFWGKDSTAELYHFIGKDIINFHALFWPAMLSCADFRTPTAVHAHGFVTVNGKKMSKSRGTFIKASTYLEQLNPEYLRYYFAAKLTSHVDDLDLNLEDFAQRVNSDLVGKVVNIASRCAGFITKRFDGQLSATCDEPELLKQFVDAGDEIAALYESREFGKAVRLIMELAETANQYIHDKAPWTLAKKEGQEQALQNICSNAINMFRLLVTYLAPVLPAMTEKSEAFLNTKISWNERDQLLLGHQINKFKPMMTRIEMSKIEAMIEASKEDAIAEAKVSGNAPATETQTSAATPIEPFADEIEFDDFAKVDLRVALIANAEHVEGAKKLLRLTLDLGGESKTVFSGIKSAYQPEDLIGKLTVMVANLKPRKMKFGLSEGMVLAAGPGGKEIWLLEPHEGAKPGMRIM, encoded by the coding sequence ATGACACAGAACACAGCACGCAACATTCTGGTAACTAGCGCACTTCCATACGCAAATGGCCCCATTCATTTAGGCCACATGCTGGAGTATATTCAAACGGATATCTGGGTACGTTTTCAAAAACTGCGTGGTGAGAACTGTTTTTATGTCTGTGCAGATGACGCCCACGGCACAGCCATTATGTTGCGCGCAGAGCGTGAAGGCATTACCCCAGAGCAACTGATTGACCGAGTCAACAAAGAGCATAAAGCTGATTTTGACAGCTTCTTAATTGATTTTGACAACTACTACTCAACTCATTCAGCTGAAAACAAAGAACTGTCTGAATTGATCTACAACCGCTGCCTGGCTAAAGACCGCATAGCAACTCGCTCAATTACCCAAGCCTTTGACCCTGAAAAAGAGTTGTTTCTGGCCGACCGCTTTATTAAAGGTACATGCCCTAAGTGTAAAGCTGAAGACCAATATGGCGACAACTGTGAAGTATGCAGTGCGACCTACACCCCAATGGAGCTGATAAACCCTCGCTCAGCTATCTCAGGCGCGACGCCCATTGAGAAAGACTCAGAGCACTTTTTCTTTAAACTCCCTGAGTTTACCGAGTTTTTGAAAGAGTGGACCCGCAGCGGAACCCTACAGCCTCAAATCGCCAACAAGCTATCTGAGTGGTTAGACTCTGGTTTGCAAGAGTGGGATATAAGCCGTGACGCCCCCTACTTCGGCTTTGAGATCCCGAATCAACCCGGCAAATACTTCTATGTATGGCTAGATGCGCCTATTGGCTACATGGCGAGCTTCAAAAACCTTTGTGCACAACGTGATGACCTTAACTTTGACGATTTTTGGGGCAAAGATTCCACTGCAGAGCTCTACCACTTTATTGGCAAAGATATTATTAACTTCCACGCTCTATTTTGGCCTGCAATGCTCTCTTGCGCAGACTTCAGAACGCCAACTGCAGTGCATGCTCACGGCTTTGTTACCGTAAACGGTAAAAAGATGTCGAAATCAAGGGGCACCTTTATAAAGGCAAGCACCTATTTAGAGCAACTCAACCCTGAATATTTACGTTACTATTTTGCAGCCAAACTCACGAGCCATGTAGACGACCTCGACCTAAACTTGGAAGACTTTGCGCAGCGTGTTAACTCAGATTTAGTCGGCAAGGTTGTGAACATCGCTAGCCGTTGTGCTGGCTTCATCACCAAACGTTTTGACGGCCAACTTTCAGCAACCTGTGACGAACCAGAACTATTAAAGCAGTTCGTAGACGCAGGGGATGAGATCGCCGCGCTATATGAGTCTCGTGAATTTGGCAAAGCCGTTCGCCTTATCATGGAGTTAGCCGAAACCGCTAACCAATACATCCATGATAAAGCACCATGGACATTGGCAAAAAAAGAAGGCCAAGAGCAAGCATTACAAAATATCTGCTCTAATGCCATCAACATGTTTAGACTACTGGTTACCTATCTAGCCCCGGTATTACCGGCTATGACAGAAAAGTCAGAGGCATTTCTGAACACCAAAATCAGCTGGAATGAGCGCGACCAACTGCTACTAGGTCATCAGATAAACAAATTTAAGCCCATGATGACCCGTATCGAAATGAGCAAAATTGAAGCCATGATTGAAGCCTCTAAAGAGGATGCCATTGCGGAAGCTAAAGTCAGCGGCAATGCTCCAGCAACAGAGACACAAACATCTGCAGCTACTCCAATTGAGCCCTTCGCAGATGAAATTGAGTTTGATGATTTTGCCAAGGTTGATCTACGAGTAGCTCTTATTGCCAATGCAGAACATGTAGAGGGCGCTAAAAAACTGCTTCGCTTGACTCTTGACCTCGGTGGAGAAAGCAAAACTGTATTTTCAGGCATCAAGTCTGCCTACCAGCCAGAAGACCTAATTGGTAAATTGACCGTCATGGTCGCAAACCTTAAACCACGCAAGATGAAGTTTGGTTTATCTGAAGGCATGGTTTTGGCCGCAGGCCCTGGTGGAAAAGAGATCTGGTTGTTAGAGCCACATGAAGGTGCAAAACCAGGCATGAGAATTATGTAG
- the rsxA gene encoding electron transport complex subunit RsxA, whose amino-acid sequence MTEYMLILVSTILVNNFVLVQFLGLCPFMGVSNKLETAMGMSLATTFVLTLSSVCSYLAFEYLLSPLGLEYLQTITFILVIAVVVQFTEIVVRKTSPLLYRVLGIFLPLITTNCAVLGVALLNIKKQNGFVESIMYGFGAAVGFSLVLVLFSAMRERIAVADVPTPFKGSAIGMITAGLMSLAFLGFTGLVNI is encoded by the coding sequence ATGACCGAATACATGCTCATTCTTGTTAGTACCATATTGGTCAACAACTTTGTGTTAGTGCAGTTTCTTGGCTTATGCCCATTTATGGGGGTTTCCAACAAGCTAGAGACTGCTATGGGGATGTCTCTGGCAACCACCTTTGTTCTCACGCTTTCATCCGTATGTAGCTATTTAGCATTCGAATATCTGTTGAGCCCTCTTGGGCTTGAGTACCTGCAAACTATCACGTTTATTCTGGTTATCGCGGTAGTCGTGCAGTTTACTGAGATCGTAGTTAGAAAAACCAGCCCCCTGCTTTATCGAGTATTAGGGATATTCCTTCCACTGATCACGACTAACTGTGCGGTACTTGGTGTAGCCTTATTGAATATCAAAAAGCAAAATGGCTTTGTTGAGTCCATTATGTATGGCTTTGGTGCTGCAGTTGGTTTTTCACTAGTACTTGTGCTGTTCTCGGCTATGCGAGAACGTATTGCTGTGGCAGATGTACCCACTCCTTTTAAAGGGTCTGCGATTGGTATGATTACCGCAGGCTTAATGTCGTTGGCTTTTTTAGGCTTCACCGGCTTAGTTAACATATAG
- the dcd gene encoding dCTP deaminase, with protein MTIKSDKWIRRMAEQNGMIEPFEPGQVREDEQGRIISYGTSSYGYDVRCSNEFKIFTNVHSATVDPKNFDENSFVDIQSDVCIIPPNSFALARTVEYFRIPRDVLTVCLGKSTYARCGIIVNVTPLEPEWEGHVTLEFSNTTTLPAKIYANEGVAQMLFFQSDEQCETSYKDRGGKYHGQTGVTLPRT; from the coding sequence ATGACAATCAAGTCTGACAAATGGATTCGAAGAATGGCCGAACAAAATGGCATGATCGAACCTTTTGAACCAGGCCAAGTACGTGAAGACGAACAGGGTCGTATAATCTCCTACGGTACATCAAGCTATGGCTATGATGTACGTTGCAGCAACGAATTTAAGATATTCACTAACGTGCATTCTGCTACCGTCGACCCGAAGAATTTCGATGAGAACAGTTTTGTCGATATCCAAAGTGACGTGTGTATTATTCCACCCAACTCATTTGCTTTGGCTCGCACCGTTGAATATTTCCGTATTCCTCGCGATGTGCTGACTGTCTGCTTGGGTAAATCTACTTATGCAAGATGCGGCATTATCGTTAATGTGACTCCTCTTGAGCCGGAGTGGGAAGGTCACGTTACTTTGGAGTTTTCTAACACTACGACACTGCCAGCAAAGATTTACGCTAATGAAGGTGTTGCTCAAATGCTGTTTTTCCAGTCCGATGAACAGTGTGAAACTAGTTATAAAGATCGTGGTGGTAAGTATCATGGTCAAACCGGTGTAACGTTACCGAGAACTTGA
- a CDS encoding ABC transporter permease, which produces MNIITLTAWDLLATSSLILVLAAISLKQQFNLHKQLMIAALRATVQLFLIGFILRWLFGDINPLWLTVVALVMLLAAGREVIGRQQRPFTGSFGYLSSVLSMFLSSFILAIATLTIIIQPDPWFSPQYAIPLLGMLLGNTMNGISISMDRLTTTAWQQQHIIEQRLMLGERGAEALSDIKKDAMRAGMIPSINGMASAGIVALPGMMTGQILAGSAPLDAVKYQLLILFLITAGSGFGVYASLELGSRRLFDARHRLRLERIANQT; this is translated from the coding sequence ATGAATATAATCACGCTAACAGCATGGGATTTACTGGCCACCTCCTCATTAATTTTGGTACTCGCCGCAATCAGCTTAAAGCAGCAATTCAATCTACATAAGCAGCTGATGATTGCGGCGCTACGGGCGACCGTTCAATTATTTTTAATCGGTTTCATCTTACGTTGGTTATTTGGTGATATTAACCCCCTTTGGCTGACAGTTGTCGCATTGGTGATGCTCCTGGCAGCGGGCCGCGAAGTCATTGGCCGTCAGCAGCGCCCCTTTACAGGCAGCTTTGGCTATCTGTCGAGTGTGCTATCCATGTTTCTATCTTCATTTATCCTAGCCATCGCAACACTTACAATTATTATTCAGCCAGATCCGTGGTTCTCCCCTCAATATGCGATTCCGCTATTAGGTATGCTGCTTGGTAACACCATGAATGGCATCTCAATTTCAATGGATCGCCTCACCACCACCGCTTGGCAGCAACAACATATTATCGAACAACGCCTTATGCTCGGTGAGCGTGGTGCAGAAGCGTTATCTGACATCAAAAAAGACGCAATGCGTGCGGGTATGATTCCCTCTATTAACGGCATGGCATCAGCCGGAATAGTGGCTCTTCCGGGCATGATGACTGGACAAATACTAGCCGGCAGTGCCCCACTCGATGCAGTAAAGTACCAACTGCTAATTCTGTTCCTAATTACCGCTGGCTCTGGTTTTGGCGTCTATGCATCTCTTGAACTAGGTAGCAGGAGGCTTTTCGATGCACGGCACCGTCTGCGACTTGAGCGTATCGCTAATCAGACTTAA
- a CDS encoding ABC transporter ATP-binding protein produces MLTPSVILSIQKLCSLHVGPIDLDINAQQCIGLSGSSGCGKSILLRAIADLTDHTGKMFLKGESYSSIEAPDWRRRVQLVPAESLWWHSSVSEHFQQPINQQYLSLLALKPKIEQQAVNQLSTGQKQRLAILRSLEKKPQVLLLDEPTASLDRDNTERVEALISTYLSTANAAAIWVSHDPEQLTRVANQGYKLVEGQLVTASSHEGDQA; encoded by the coding sequence ATGTTGACCCCCTCCGTAATATTATCGATACAGAAGCTCTGTTCACTGCATGTCGGGCCAATCGACTTAGATATCAATGCTCAGCAATGTATAGGGCTAAGCGGGTCATCAGGCTGCGGTAAGTCAATACTGTTAAGGGCCATTGCAGATTTAACTGATCATACCGGCAAGATGTTTCTCAAAGGTGAGTCCTATAGTAGCATTGAAGCGCCCGATTGGAGACGCCGTGTTCAGTTGGTACCCGCCGAGAGTCTATGGTGGCACAGTAGCGTAAGTGAGCATTTTCAGCAGCCAATCAACCAACAGTATCTTTCGCTGCTGGCTTTAAAGCCAAAAATTGAACAGCAGGCGGTTAACCAGCTTTCAACAGGCCAAAAGCAGCGACTGGCGATTCTCAGGTCTCTTGAAAAAAAACCACAAGTGTTACTGCTCGATGAGCCTACCGCAAGTTTAGATCGCGATAATACCGAGCGTGTTGAGGCTTTGATTTCTACCTATCTATCTACCGCTAATGCTGCCGCTATCTGGGTAAGTCATGACCCAGAACAGTTAACACGAGTAGCAAATCAAGGGTATAAACTAGTGGAAGGCCAATTGGTAACGGCCTCCTCCCATGAAGGTGACCAAGCATGA
- the apbC gene encoding iron-sulfur cluster carrier protein ApbC: protein MSQVDAAQLESAIKCYQDPYLNEDLYALNAIQKVESDEQGNVTVEIQMGYPCDGIKGGMVQILTSSIENVEGVESVKINVTTKIIPHQVQNHMKNMDKVKNIIAVASGKGGVGKSTTSINLALALSQEGAKVGILDADIYGPSVGLMLGFPDGTKPKTHENQFFIPLERHGIQAMSMAFLVNDKTPMVWRGPMVSGAVQQLLNQSLWDDLDYLIVDMPPGTGDIQLTLSQKVPVAGSVIVTTPQDIALLDCKKGIEMFRKVDIPVLGVIENMSVHICSNCGHHEPLFGEGGGERIAEEYETALLGQLPLHKTIREQTDSGTPTVVAEPDSEVALMYRDIARKVTAELSQRAKNYTNLFPEIIVSQD from the coding sequence ATGAGTCAAGTCGACGCGGCACAGTTAGAGTCTGCAATTAAATGTTATCAAGACCCTTACTTAAACGAAGATCTTTATGCGCTTAACGCCATTCAAAAGGTAGAAAGTGATGAGCAGGGAAATGTAACCGTCGAAATTCAGATGGGGTATCCATGCGATGGTATTAAAGGAGGGATGGTTCAAATACTGACCTCATCAATTGAAAATGTTGAGGGTGTTGAGTCCGTTAAGATTAATGTAACGACTAAAATTATTCCTCATCAGGTTCAAAACCATATGAAAAATATGGATAAGGTGAAAAATATAATTGCAGTCGCCTCGGGTAAAGGCGGAGTTGGTAAGTCAACAACATCAATAAACCTCGCGTTAGCATTGAGCCAAGAGGGTGCTAAAGTTGGTATTTTAGATGCGGATATTTACGGTCCTAGTGTAGGGTTGATGTTGGGCTTCCCTGATGGTACCAAGCCTAAAACCCATGAGAATCAGTTCTTTATTCCGCTTGAAAGGCACGGTATTCAAGCCATGTCGATGGCATTTTTGGTCAACGATAAAACCCCAATGGTGTGGCGAGGACCAATGGTGAGCGGTGCAGTGCAACAGTTGTTAAACCAGTCTCTCTGGGATGACTTGGATTACCTGATTGTTGATATGCCTCCTGGTACGGGCGACATTCAGCTAACCTTGTCTCAAAAAGTCCCAGTGGCGGGTTCAGTTATTGTAACGACTCCACAAGATATTGCTTTGCTTGATTGCAAGAAGGGTATTGAGATGTTCCGAAAGGTGGATATTCCAGTGCTAGGTGTTATTGAAAACATGAGCGTACATATCTGCAGTAACTGTGGACACCATGAGCCCTTGTTTGGTGAAGGGGGTGGTGAACGCATCGCTGAAGAGTATGAAACTGCGCTATTAGGTCAGTTGCCGCTTCATAAAACTATTCGAGAACAAACAGATTCAGGTACACCGACAGTTGTTGCAGAACCCGATTCAGAAGTCGCCTTGATGTATCGAGATATTGCGCGAAAGGTGACAGCTGAGCTTTCTCAACGAGCCAAGAACTACACTAATCTGTTCCCAGAAATTATTGTGAGTCAGGATTAA
- a CDS encoding MFS transporter, whose protein sequence is MLKILPLLTASILAYFVLYAPQPLFPILSLALELTETQTGLLTTATMLPLFLAPLTFGQLLSRYSPERLLRVSLVLLAVTTVGFVLADDFTLLLVIRFCQGLLLPVLLTSVMTLTSRSAGPASIQKAMSAYVTATILGGLFGRLISGLFADYSDWRYFFYVLSVLLVVMACFPFGQKGYSSVQDDHIHWRDIKVLLFERGLGLVFLAVSCLFFIFSAMMNFLPFRVGELNAQASGLFISLMYSGYLLGVVTSLSSSKLSSLGGGNYRTLIIGFIIYGIAIAMTAINDIAVLFSSLFIFCGAMFLVHSIAAAWVNTVAAEKRRLVNALYLTFYYLGGVLGSVLPGLVYESLGWNYFIAVLLLAAAIGLVSISKIKLQEYQ, encoded by the coding sequence ATGCTTAAGATATTGCCACTCTTAACGGCATCCATTTTGGCCTATTTTGTTCTTTACGCGCCGCAACCGCTATTTCCCATTCTCTCCCTTGCGTTAGAGCTCACCGAAACGCAAACCGGCTTGTTGACTACTGCGACGATGTTACCGCTGTTTTTAGCACCACTAACATTTGGGCAGCTCTTGTCACGGTATTCGCCTGAACGACTGCTGCGTGTATCGCTGGTGTTGCTTGCGGTTACCACCGTTGGGTTTGTTTTAGCGGATGATTTTACCTTACTGCTAGTTATTCGCTTCTGCCAAGGGCTATTGCTACCGGTACTACTTACCTCAGTAATGACGCTTACCTCAAGAAGTGCAGGTCCGGCATCTATTCAAAAGGCGATGTCGGCTTATGTCACTGCAACAATTTTGGGTGGCCTGTTTGGTCGCCTTATTAGTGGCTTGTTTGCAGACTATAGTGATTGGCGATATTTCTTCTATGTGCTTTCGGTACTGTTAGTTGTGATGGCATGCTTTCCTTTTGGTCAGAAAGGATATTCTTCGGTGCAGGACGACCATATTCACTGGCGTGATATCAAAGTATTGCTATTTGAGCGAGGGTTGGGGTTAGTATTCTTAGCGGTGAGCTGCCTGTTTTTCATCTTCTCCGCCATGATGAACTTTTTGCCTTTCCGGGTAGGGGAGCTAAATGCGCAAGCGTCTGGTCTATTTATTAGCTTAATGTATAGCGGTTACTTGCTAGGTGTCGTCACCTCTTTATCTTCGTCCAAACTCTCGTCTTTGGGTGGAGGCAACTATCGGACGCTGATCATTGGTTTCATCATTTACGGCATCGCCATCGCGATGACCGCCATCAATGATATAGCGGTGCTATTTAGCTCATTGTTTATTTTTTGTGGAGCGATGTTTTTGGTGCACTCTATTGCGGCTGCATGGGTAAATACGGTTGCAGCTGAAAAACGTCGATTGGTCAATGCGCTGTATCTAACCTTCTACTATCTGGGGGGCGTGCTTGGCTCTGTTTTGCCTGGGTTAGTCTATGA